Proteins found in one Triticum aestivum cultivar Chinese Spring chromosome 4D, IWGSC CS RefSeq v2.1, whole genome shotgun sequence genomic segment:
- the LOC123097958 gene encoding OVARIAN TUMOR DOMAIN-containing deubiquitinating enzyme 3 — protein MAPPARPSNATLLARLGEGTARFELLEDPAPAPAPPVWTRLHCFARIGSSLRGGWSAALNKVEHYGVQRVTGDGRCMFRALAKGMAKTRGIPLTPREEVQDADDLRLAVKEVICDNQTERQKYEEAIIAITVDESLKRYCQRIRRPDFWGGESELLVLSRLCRQPIIIYIPEREYRGRGNGFIPIAEYGLEFTKDSKEGKKRVPVRLLYSGKNHYDLLI, from the exons ATGGCGCCACCGGCGCGGCCATCCAATG CCACGCTTCTTGCGCGGCTCGGGGAGGGCACGGCCAGGTTCGAGCTCCTCGAGGACCCCGCACCTGCTCCCGCGCCGCCGGTTTGGACCCGCCTCCACTGCTTCGCCAGGATTGGCTCCTCGCT GAGGGGCGGGTGGTCGGCGGCGTTGAACAAGGTGGAGCACTACGGGGTCCAGAGAGTCACCGGCGATGGCCGGTGCATGTTTCGAGCCTTG GCTAAGGGAATGGCAAAGACCAGGGGAATTCCATTGACCCCAAGGGAGGAAGTACAAGATGCAG ACGACCTACGGCTGGCAGTGAAAGAGGTTATATGTGATAACCAAACCGAGCGTCAAAAGTATGAAGAGGCGATTATAGCTATTACAGTGGATGAATCTTTGAAACG CTACTGCCAAAGGATAAGGCGACCTGATTTCTGGGGTGGAGAGTCAGAACTCTTG GTTTTGTCTAGACTGTGTCGGCAACCAATCATTATTTACATTCCGGAGCGTGAG TACCGCGGACGGGGCAACGGGTTCATCCCAATTGCGGAGTATGGGTTGGAGTTTACCAAAGACTCGAAAGAGGGGAAGAAACGGGTGCCGGTGAGACTATTATACAGTGGGAAGAACCATTATGATTTGCTGATATAA